Proteins from a single region of Ensifer adhaerens:
- a CDS encoding head-tail joining protein gives MTRRPEIFARMGPKFAKAFGSVDAVFTIAGVVSPKAVRGIFRVWRGVDLVDEADQAVEGTTHVLSVAATDVPGLESQRDTVAIDGVTYPIINVSDDARAMLKLSLSGDI, from the coding sequence ATGACGCGGCGCCCCGAAATCTTCGCCCGCATGGGGCCGAAGTTCGCGAAGGCCTTCGGTAGCGTCGATGCCGTGTTTACTATCGCCGGCGTCGTCAGCCCGAAGGCTGTTCGGGGCATCTTCCGCGTCTGGCGCGGGGTCGATCTGGTCGACGAAGCGGACCAGGCGGTCGAAGGCACCACGCATGTTCTTTCCGTTGCCGCGACCGACGTTCCCGGCCTCGAAAGCCAGCGCGACACGGTTGCGATCGACGGCGTGACCTATCCCATCATCAACGTGAGCGACGACGCCCGGGCCATGCTCAAGCTCTCGCTTTCAGGAGATATCTGA
- a CDS encoding tail tape measure protein, producing the protein MSRPDIPVTISGDPKGFESALARIRALSKSSATDIAASFNRIKGMIGGAASLGASIISASAVAVVKDAASAIAAVGEEARRAGVGIEAFQELKFVAEQNRVAVDGLTDGLKELNLRADEFIETGGGSAAEAFRRLGYNAEKLKDKLKDPSALFTEIIGKLQDFDKAAQIRILDEVFGGAGGEQFLQLIRLGEEGIRDQIKAAHDLGLVMDKELVARAEEIDRKFNLIATTVSTNLKSAIVDAAGAFMSFTDSFRAFEQQQTGSLLYRQSMLKQARDKALSMKGTTEDSFLSIFGRDSASEISRIDKEMNEIQSLIDKRAGIADSAEKKASPKGGRVQSAADIMRGAMAQQRIEDAFSSGSSSSKSSGGGRSKATSEAEKEQKAIENVIQSLRDELAVMGLTDIERERTIALREAGVTYASKEGQEISKLIDQKYRQMAAEEELIDQQDRMRDAAQRVGDTLDDQLTRAIDGTFDLKEALAAVLTELINVQTNGKGLFGSLIEAVSDGFGGGNKGLFSPSFVPNTTLGDFLKGGARAGGGDVSPGRIYQINEYEDELFAPTQHGRIIAPSKIRDNGNGDSGDSRTVIQLELSEGLVAKILQQASGQTVQLMKRNEAARENLRQNGGDY; encoded by the coding sequence ATGAGCCGTCCTGATATTCCCGTCACCATCTCCGGTGACCCGAAGGGGTTCGAATCTGCCCTTGCTCGTATCCGGGCTCTTTCCAAATCGTCGGCGACCGACATTGCGGCCTCCTTCAACCGGATCAAGGGTATGATCGGCGGTGCGGCGAGCCTAGGCGCCAGCATTATCTCTGCGTCGGCGGTTGCCGTGGTCAAAGACGCCGCGAGTGCAATAGCGGCAGTAGGGGAAGAAGCTCGTCGTGCGGGCGTCGGGATCGAGGCCTTCCAGGAACTTAAATTCGTGGCAGAACAGAACCGCGTTGCCGTCGATGGCCTGACGGATGGCCTCAAGGAACTGAACCTGCGCGCCGATGAGTTTATCGAGACGGGAGGCGGTTCAGCGGCCGAGGCCTTCCGGCGCCTCGGCTATAATGCGGAAAAGCTGAAAGACAAGCTGAAGGACCCATCAGCCCTGTTTACCGAGATCATCGGTAAGCTGCAGGACTTCGATAAGGCGGCGCAGATCCGCATTCTGGATGAGGTGTTCGGCGGGGCCGGCGGCGAACAGTTCCTTCAATTGATCAGGCTGGGCGAGGAGGGCATTCGAGACCAGATCAAGGCGGCTCATGACCTTGGCTTGGTGATGGATAAAGAGCTGGTCGCGCGGGCCGAGGAGATCGACCGGAAGTTCAATCTGATCGCGACGACGGTTAGCACGAACCTGAAGTCAGCGATCGTCGACGCCGCCGGCGCGTTCATGAGCTTCACAGATTCCTTCCGCGCATTCGAGCAGCAGCAGACCGGCAGTCTTCTCTATCGGCAGTCCATGCTGAAGCAGGCGCGCGATAAAGCGCTGAGCATGAAGGGTACGACTGAAGACAGCTTCCTCTCGATCTTTGGTCGCGACAGTGCCTCGGAAATCTCCCGCATCGACAAGGAGATGAACGAGATCCAGAGCCTTATCGACAAGCGGGCAGGGATTGCGGACAGCGCCGAAAAAAAAGCTTCACCGAAGGGCGGTCGAGTACAGTCTGCCGCCGACATCATGCGCGGCGCGATGGCGCAACAGCGCATCGAGGACGCGTTTTCTTCCGGTTCATCTTCGTCGAAGAGTTCAGGCGGCGGCCGATCCAAGGCGACCAGCGAGGCGGAGAAAGAACAGAAGGCGATCGAGAACGTCATCCAGTCGTTGCGCGACGAGCTGGCGGTGATGGGGCTGACCGATATCGAACGCGAGCGGACGATCGCGCTGCGCGAAGCGGGTGTCACCTACGCCTCGAAAGAGGGGCAGGAAATCTCCAAGCTGATCGACCAGAAGTATCGGCAGATGGCGGCCGAGGAAGAGCTGATTGATCAGCAAGACAGGATGCGCGATGCGGCGCAGCGTGTGGGTGACACGCTCGATGATCAGCTTACTCGTGCCATCGACGGAACCTTCGATCTCAAGGAAGCGTTGGCGGCGGTGCTCACGGAACTGATCAACGTTCAGACGAATGGCAAGGGTCTCTTCGGTTCATTGATCGAAGCGGTCTCTGACGGGTTTGGCGGCGGCAACAAGGGGCTTTTTTCCCCGAGCTTTGTGCCCAATACGACCCTTGGTGATTTCCTCAAGGGCGGAGCGCGAGCCGGCGGTGGCGATGTGTCACCAGGGCGCATCTACCAGATAAACGAATACGAGGACGAGTTGTTCGCGCCGACCCAGCACGGCAGGATCATCGCGCCTTCGAAGATCCGCGACAACGGGAACGGGGATAGCGGTGATAGCCGCACCGTTATCCAGCTTGAACTGAGCGAGGGTCTGGTTGCCAAGATCCTGCAACAGGCGAGCGGGCAGACCGTCCAGTTGATGAAACGAAACGAGGCCGCGCGGGAAAATCTCCGCCAGAACGGCGGGGACTACTGA
- a CDS encoding phage tail assembly chaperone, with amino-acid sequence MISGHLKTAFRVATSPKLLGWSPEVFWKATAAEFEMALEGLTGKLSGAPFISREEVRRAAAAYGVRPSLKTNPNHQVIGARKG; translated from the coding sequence CTGATCTCTGGCCATCTGAAGACGGCGTTTCGCGTCGCCACCTCTCCAAAGCTGCTCGGCTGGTCGCCGGAAGTCTTCTGGAAGGCGACGGCCGCCGAATTTGAGATGGCACTGGAGGGGCTTACCGGGAAACTCAGCGGTGCGCCGTTTATCTCTCGCGAGGAGGTTCGTCGCGCCGCGGCCGCTTATGGGGTGCGTCCTTCGCTGAAGACCAATCCCAATCACCAGGTGATCGGGGCGCGGAAGGGCTAA
- a CDS encoding DUF2163 domain-containing protein, which produces MSVLSPEVEAIVESGEFVTLDLIRFDLPGKTVGYHRGGRPFTYNGLKYLPNRFLEAGDINSDVGVAVTTRTIQFSNIPVTDPDDAVAKIEEYDYPNSPVIITHLAGVPNTNEVVGILVSNLYEIDRISFNDDALDAKGSGLLTLTIELQPPGRSARGQTLIKRSSGDQQFDNDETDTGLEYVATVGTIPEEWGQVSR; this is translated from the coding sequence ATGAGCGTGCTTTCTCCTGAAGTCGAGGCGATCGTCGAAAGCGGCGAGTTCGTAACGCTTGACCTGATCCGCTTCGATCTGCCGGGCAAGACGGTCGGCTATCATCGTGGCGGGCGTCCGTTCACCTATAACGGCCTGAAGTACCTGCCAAATAGATTCCTCGAGGCCGGCGACATCAACAGCGATGTCGGCGTCGCTGTGACGACCCGGACAATCCAGTTCTCGAATATCCCGGTCACAGACCCGGACGATGCGGTCGCGAAGATCGAGGAATATGACTACCCGAACTCGCCCGTCATCATCACGCACCTCGCCGGCGTGCCGAACACCAATGAGGTTGTCGGCATTCTCGTTTCGAACCTCTATGAGATCGACCGGATCAGCTTCAACGACGACGCGCTCGACGCGAAGGGCTCCGGATTGCTGACGCTGACGATCGAGCTACAGCCGCCCGGCCGCTCGGCGCGAGGACAGACGCTGATCAAGCGAAGCTCCGGTGACCAGCAGTTCGACAATGACGAGACGGACACCGGGCTCGAATATGTCGCGACCGTCGGCACGATCCCCGAGGAATGGGGACAGGTTTCGAGATAA
- a CDS encoding phage tail tip fiber protein produces the protein MAIFSLVTTGLGALFGSTVIGNLVGGALAFGAKLGLTKLGQKQQKKQKFTAVQGEVQMGGDVPASTLYGIGKTKGQRAYYAKWDKGNKMNADVFILANGWCDGLEPYIYMYGQKYNLVAKPVAGGEAARYFVEGFIDGDGNSSIDIRFYDGRSGQVADAELVAKTAALGNSWKATSRLSGLCYVVVYRYYHLQFFRDAGRGRPDIEWMLRGLREYDPTKDSTVAGGNGPQRLNTPSTWAHTLSPAVHRLNYQLGLKGLRSGRTLIGEGKSLGQLDLSSYFVAINYCRTLRKGKPIYQCSLWVNSETDHTEALSAFDDAMAGYGLNRRGLSGVVVGAPQIPVLTITDADIPSDRPKPRQPRKSAFDLFNHLSGQFTSPDSMWNPESLKPIVVNADVAADKRARQTSIDFLQVSDADIAQYLLNIRYRQNRKGGTATVPVSRRVGLKVMEGEWVTYQGKSWMVSGWRCDADLRLTFMLTETGPDIYDDGDIAPGPVIIPPVAPINPSQLFTVQNFDVHAGMIQGGNGFDVPALEFVWDPPDDPTITDVLFVYRVDGSAEEFTDLCGEPEGGRYRTTKNIISEKVYVARATIKTNPDRLRTFTAWRTTATATGSLTLQVGLGQVRDDVKSRFEDIQSELDNFFRPRIEELAVAWMVESALGQTQRHEITAQVGSSLAKIADETLVRAREDEALAARISTVLAQIGDVRAEVTKEQVARVNADGALASDITSLKASAADNKAAIFSEAQARAYADSALALNTTVLTSTVGNNLARLIAEEQARANADSALTTSVNGVSADLNGRFAQGLVKFEAAADQSGVTSRFSVMLRANLADAFKDSGFYVEIYTEGGVLKSRFAVKADQFVVWNPGSPTFLPFVFENGALRLNVLNAGLIRAGRFLSENGKVDFNLNLATLEFYS, from the coding sequence ATGGCAATTTTCTCGTTGGTCACGACAGGGCTTGGCGCCCTGTTCGGCTCGACTGTTATTGGCAATCTTGTGGGTGGAGCGCTGGCGTTCGGCGCGAAGCTGGGGCTGACGAAGCTCGGCCAAAAGCAGCAGAAGAAGCAGAAGTTCACGGCCGTTCAGGGCGAAGTCCAGATGGGCGGCGACGTGCCTGCAAGCACGCTCTACGGCATCGGCAAGACGAAGGGTCAGCGCGCCTACTACGCCAAGTGGGACAAAGGCAACAAGATGAATGCCGATGTCTTCATCTTGGCGAACGGCTGGTGTGATGGCCTCGAGCCCTACATCTATATGTATGGCCAGAAGTACAATCTGGTCGCGAAGCCGGTCGCGGGCGGCGAGGCTGCGCGCTACTTCGTCGAGGGCTTTATCGATGGTGATGGCAACAGCTCAATCGACATCCGTTTCTACGATGGTCGCTCGGGGCAGGTGGCGGATGCTGAGCTTGTCGCGAAAACGGCGGCACTTGGCAATTCATGGAAGGCAACCAGCCGGCTCTCCGGCCTCTGCTATGTCGTCGTCTATCGCTACTATCACCTGCAGTTCTTCCGCGATGCGGGTAGGGGGCGGCCGGACATCGAGTGGATGCTGCGCGGTCTGCGCGAGTATGACCCGACGAAAGATTCGACAGTGGCGGGCGGCAATGGCCCGCAGCGGCTAAATACGCCTTCGACCTGGGCGCACACGCTGAGCCCGGCAGTGCATCGTCTCAACTACCAGCTCGGCCTGAAGGGCTTGCGCTCCGGCCGTACCCTGATCGGCGAGGGCAAGTCGCTCGGACAGCTTGACCTGTCATCTTACTTCGTCGCGATCAACTATTGCCGGACGCTGCGCAAGGGCAAGCCGATCTATCAGTGCTCGCTCTGGGTCAATTCTGAGACCGATCACACCGAGGCGCTGTCGGCCTTTGACGATGCGATGGCTGGTTATGGCTTGAACCGCCGCGGGCTCTCGGGTGTCGTCGTCGGCGCGCCGCAGATCCCTGTCCTGACGATCACGGATGCGGACATTCCGAGTGATCGGCCGAAGCCGCGCCAGCCGCGCAAGTCGGCTTTCGATCTCTTCAACCATCTCTCGGGCCAGTTCACCTCACCAGATTCGATGTGGAACCCGGAGAGCCTGAAGCCGATCGTCGTCAACGCTGACGTCGCCGCCGACAAGCGCGCGCGGCAGACATCGATCGACTTCCTGCAGGTGTCCGATGCCGACATCGCGCAGTACCTGCTCAACATCCGCTATCGCCAGAACCGCAAGGGCGGTACCGCGACGGTGCCCGTCAGCCGTCGCGTCGGCCTGAAGGTGATGGAGGGTGAGTGGGTCACGTACCAGGGCAAGTCCTGGATGGTTTCCGGGTGGCGATGCGACGCGGATCTTCGGCTCACATTTATGCTGACCGAGACCGGCCCCGATATCTATGATGACGGCGATATCGCGCCTGGCCCGGTGATCATCCCGCCGGTCGCGCCGATCAATCCGTCGCAGCTCTTCACGGTGCAGAACTTCGATGTGCACGCCGGCATGATCCAAGGCGGCAACGGCTTCGACGTTCCGGCACTCGAATTCGTCTGGGACCCTCCGGATGATCCGACGATTACCGATGTGCTCTTTGTCTATCGCGTCGACGGCTCGGCCGAAGAGTTCACTGACCTGTGCGGCGAGCCGGAGGGTGGTCGGTACCGGACCACCAAAAACATCATCTCGGAGAAGGTCTATGTCGCGCGGGCAACGATCAAGACGAACCCCGATCGCCTCCGCACCTTTACCGCCTGGCGGACAACGGCGACGGCTACGGGCTCTCTCACGCTGCAGGTCGGTCTCGGTCAGGTCCGCGACGATGTAAAAAGCCGCTTTGAAGACATTCAATCCGAGCTGGATAATTTCTTCCGGCCTCGGATCGAAGAGTTAGCCGTCGCGTGGATGGTGGAAAGCGCCCTCGGTCAGACACAGCGCCACGAGATCACGGCGCAAGTCGGCTCATCGCTTGCGAAGATCGCCGACGAAACGCTGGTCAGGGCAAGGGAGGATGAGGCGCTTGCGGCTCGCATCTCCACCGTGCTTGCGCAGATCGGTGACGTTCGGGCTGAGGTGACGAAAGAGCAAGTGGCTCGCGTCAACGCAGATGGAGCGCTTGCGTCAGACATCACGTCCTTGAAGGCCTCGGCCGCAGATAACAAGGCGGCCATTTTCTCTGAGGCGCAGGCGCGCGCGTACGCCGACAGCGCCTTGGCCTTGAACACGACGGTGTTGACATCGACGGTCGGGAACAATCTCGCTCGGTTGATTGCCGAGGAGCAAGCCCGTGCGAACGCCGACAGCGCACTAACGACCAGCGTCAACGGGGTAAGCGCCGATCTCAACGGCCGGTTTGCGCAGGGGCTGGTAAAGTTCGAGGCGGCCGCCGATCAGTCGGGCGTCACCTCGCGCTTCTCGGTGATGCTGCGCGCGAACCTTGCGGACGCGTTCAAGGACAGCGGCTTCTACGTCGAGATCTACACGGAAGGCGGGGTGCTCAAATCCCGCTTTGCAGTCAAGGCCGATCAGTTCGTCGTCTGGAACCCCGGAAGCCCGACGTTTCTCCCTTTCGTCTTTGAGAACGGTGCGTTGCGTCTGAATGTCCTAAACGCGGGACTGATCCGCGCTGGAAGGTTTCTTTCCGAAAACGGCAAGGTCGATTTCAACCTCAATCTCGCAACTCTGGAGTTCTACAGCTGA
- a CDS encoding S49 family peptidase, with the protein MRNYPEIASRMFGTPLMLHPAKGDIIARAFGPRVLGAPDVAAHVAGGEEMGLIGEKLRDAKDYWGDDVYKGPKMLSERGIALIEIEGSLVNKGKWIGQSCGMTSYEAISLQVRDCMERADVKAVVLEVDSFGGEVTGAFDCAEQIFELSQMKPTIAVLTDHACSAGYLCASPARQVVIPQTGICGSIGVISMHVDMSAWLAKEGLNVTILSAGAHKADFNPYQAIPEDVLKQELAELEELRVEFAATVARFRAGRLTQQSALATEARVYRGQKAVDAGLADAVARPSQVLAAFEAELSRTAG; encoded by the coding sequence ATGAGGAACTATCCCGAAATCGCCAGCCGCATGTTCGGTACGCCGCTGATGTTGCATCCTGCAAAGGGCGACATCATTGCCCGTGCCTTCGGGCCACGGGTCCTCGGTGCGCCGGATGTTGCCGCGCATGTGGCGGGTGGCGAAGAGATGGGCCTGATCGGCGAGAAGCTGCGGGACGCGAAGGACTATTGGGGAGACGACGTCTACAAAGGTCCCAAGATGTTGTCCGAACGTGGCATTGCGCTGATCGAGATCGAGGGCTCTCTGGTCAACAAGGGCAAGTGGATCGGCCAGTCGTGCGGTATGACGAGCTATGAAGCGATTTCGCTTCAGGTTCGCGACTGCATGGAGAGGGCCGACGTCAAGGCGGTGGTGCTAGAGGTTGACAGCTTTGGCGGCGAGGTGACTGGCGCCTTCGATTGCGCCGAGCAGATCTTCGAGCTTTCGCAGATGAAGCCGACGATCGCAGTGCTTACCGATCATGCTTGCTCTGCCGGTTATCTGTGTGCATCGCCGGCCCGACAGGTCGTCATTCCTCAGACCGGGATCTGCGGTTCTATCGGTGTCATTTCCATGCATGTCGACATGAGCGCCTGGCTGGCAAAGGAAGGTCTGAACGTCACGATACTTTCTGCTGGCGCACACAAGGCCGACTTCAATCCCTATCAGGCCATCCCCGAAGATGTCTTGAAACAGGAACTCGCCGAGCTCGAAGAGCTTCGGGTCGAATTTGCGGCGACCGTTGCGCGCTTCCGCGCCGGCCGCCTCACCCAGCAATCCGCGCTCGCCACCGAGGCGCGGGTCTATCGCGGACAAAAGGCGGTTGATGCCGGCCTCGCCGACGCGGTTGCACGTCCTTCGCAGGTCCTTGCGGCCTTCGAAGCGGAACTGAGCCGGACAGCCGGCTAA
- a CDS encoding head decoration protein: protein MAEATFAPNDLLVSDVPVVTRNITIASGQNLKRGAVIGNITASDKYILSASAAADGSQTPGLVLAIDCDATAGDVVAPAYAGAGLDASKLILGAGHTAATVEAAFRKAGAPLYVRTLK from the coding sequence ATGGCTGAAGCAACCTTCGCCCCGAACGATCTGCTCGTCTCCGACGTGCCTGTCGTTACCCGCAATATCACGATCGCCAGCGGCCAGAACCTGAAGCGCGGCGCCGTGATCGGCAACATCACCGCTTCGGACAAGTACATCCTGTCCGCCTCGGCCGCAGCCGACGGCTCGCAGACGCCGGGCCTCGTGCTCGCGATCGACTGCGACGCAACCGCCGGTGACGTCGTTGCACCCGCCTATGCGGGCGCCGGCCTCGATGCATCGAAACTCATCCTTGGCGCTGGCCACACAGCCGCGACCGTAGAAGCCGCTTTCCGCAAGGCAGGCGCACCGCTCTACGTCCGCACGCTGAAGTGA
- a CDS encoding zinc ribbon domain-containing protein — protein MELLVIWIICGFVTAIIGASKGRSFAGWLMIGLLLGIFGIILVACMPAVANDAPRTQPQYSAIREEPRLEKNCPDCGETILEVAKVCKHCGYRFDHTQALKA, from the coding sequence ATGGAATTGTTGGTTATCTGGATAATCTGCGGCTTTGTGACCGCGATCATCGGAGCTTCAAAGGGACGAAGCTTCGCTGGCTGGCTTATGATCGGCCTGCTTCTCGGAATTTTCGGCATCATCCTGGTTGCTTGCATGCCAGCCGTTGCCAACGACGCGCCAAGAACCCAACCGCAATACTCCGCCATCCGGGAGGAACCCCGCCTAGAGAAGAACTGCCCTGACTGCGGCGAAACCATCCTTGAAGTTGCGAAGGTATGCAAACACTGCGGCTACCGCTTCGACCATACACAGGCGCTCAAAGCATGA
- a CDS encoding phage tail tube protein, which translates to MALGRQLTLARSALAGAFTLACITEQRSLEINNEEIDITKPNCTDPGEKLTLALMYGIQSIRFSGQGAFVSSAVMKDVAADAINQVVREYQVTVPGVGTFEGDALLSITFSGDKTNELQADIRAAMTGVITFVPAV; encoded by the coding sequence ATGGCTCTCGGCCGTCAGCTTACCCTTGCCCGCTCTGCGCTTGCGGGCGCCTTCACACTTGCCTGCATCACCGAACAGCGGTCCCTCGAAATCAATAACGAGGAGATCGATATCACCAAGCCGAACTGCACAGATCCCGGGGAAAAACTCACCCTCGCGCTGATGTACGGCATCCAGTCCATCCGCTTCAGCGGACAGGGCGCTTTCGTCAGCAGCGCCGTCATGAAGGACGTTGCGGCAGACGCCATCAACCAGGTCGTCAGGGAGTACCAGGTGACCGTGCCGGGCGTCGGCACGTTCGAAGGAGATGCGCTCCTTTCGATCACGTTCTCCGGCGACAAGACGAACGAACTTCAGGCGGATATCCGCGCGGCGATGACCGGCGTCATTACCTTCGTTCCGGCGGTGTGA
- a CDS encoding DUF6950 family protein produces the protein MERFRIGSATLERELSTPYAYGPADCFHLGCAMADALHSTSLVEKYQDAYKTLRGAHIALRRRGFSSLVDFWSAELAQDADGAASARYFDLVILRLADGAEHVGVCIGNRFITKTERGRSDHGLSDVVATFHLG, from the coding sequence ATGGAGCGGTTTCGTATCGGATCGGCCACGCTCGAGCGTGAGCTGTCGACCCCCTATGCCTATGGCCCGGCCGATTGCTTCCACCTCGGCTGCGCCATGGCGGATGCCTTGCACAGCACCTCGCTCGTCGAGAAATACCAGGACGCCTATAAGACCCTGAGGGGCGCGCATATAGCGCTCCGCCGGCGCGGATTTTCGAGCCTTGTCGACTTCTGGTCGGCCGAGCTGGCACAGGATGCGGATGGCGCCGCCTCGGCGCGCTACTTCGACCTGGTCATCCTGCGCCTCGCTGATGGCGCCGAGCACGTCGGTGTCTGCATCGGCAATCGCTTCATCACCAAAACCGAGAGGGGCCGTAGCGACCACGGCCTTTCCGACGTCGTCGCGACTTTCCATCTCGGGTAA
- a CDS encoding major capsid protein, whose amino-acid sequence MDMLLNTAELIQVLPPRDRPEAFLRDRYFSTTVLSDMEEIVFDKILPDRELAPFVHPDVPGKDSSNRGFKATSFTPAYVKPQNTLRPRGNMIRIPGEPIGGRDTPASRYAYNLATIIDDQDQRITRREEFMCSQALRTGQVVVQGEDYPTQTIAYGRDAALTIALAGAARWGEAGVDPMDDVEKWAQLLGDTGGFNAREVLLGPGAGGLLKKSPRFQEMLDNRRQDGGIMQLGPVSTGAENKYYTVLGTIGELTFIQYSQPYTAGGAKQNFWPSFGVGIFDPFGFLGHFAYGAILDNDALISLERFPDMWKEKNPSRTIVQTQSAPLPIMPEPDASLFALVR is encoded by the coding sequence ATGGATATGCTTCTCAACACTGCAGAACTCATTCAGGTTCTGCCGCCTCGCGATCGGCCAGAGGCCTTCCTGCGCGACCGCTACTTCTCGACGACCGTTCTTTCCGACATGGAAGAGATCGTTTTTGATAAAATCCTGCCCGATCGCGAACTCGCTCCGTTCGTACATCCGGACGTTCCGGGCAAGGACTCCTCCAACCGCGGCTTCAAGGCGACCAGCTTTACGCCCGCCTATGTGAAGCCGCAGAACACGTTGCGTCCGCGCGGCAACATGATCCGCATCCCGGGCGAGCCGATTGGCGGCCGCGACACGCCGGCGTCGCGCTATGCATACAACCTCGCGACAATCATCGACGACCAGGATCAGCGCATCACCCGCCGTGAAGAATTCATGTGCTCGCAGGCACTGCGCACCGGTCAGGTCGTCGTGCAGGGCGAGGACTACCCGACACAGACGATTGCCTACGGTCGCGATGCGGCGCTGACGATCGCGCTCGCCGGAGCGGCCCGCTGGGGCGAGGCCGGTGTCGATCCGATGGACGACGTTGAAAAGTGGGCTCAGTTGCTGGGTGACACCGGCGGCTTTAACGCTCGGGAAGTCTTGCTGGGCCCGGGCGCCGGAGGTCTCCTGAAAAAGTCGCCTCGCTTCCAGGAGATGCTGGATAACCGGCGCCAGGACGGCGGCATCATGCAGCTTGGTCCTGTCTCGACCGGCGCGGAGAACAAGTACTACACCGTTCTCGGCACGATCGGCGAGCTGACCTTCATCCAGTATTCGCAGCCCTACACGGCTGGCGGGGCAAAGCAGAACTTCTGGCCTTCGTTCGGCGTCGGCATCTTCGATCCCTTCGGCTTCTTGGGGCACTTCGCCTATGGCGCTATTCTAGACAACGACGCCCTGATCTCCCTCGAACGCTTCCCGGACATGTGGAAGGAAAAGAACCCGTCGCGCACGATCGTGCAGACGCAGTCGGCCCCGCTGCCGATCATGCCGGAGCCCGACGCCAGCCTCTTCGCGCTGGTCCGCTGA